In one Umezawaea sp. Da 62-37 genomic region, the following are encoded:
- a CDS encoding PQQ-binding-like beta-propeller repeat protein, whose amino-acid sequence MRPVTVVKAVGVLMLVAAAIPGSVTAGSQSPAAPEASIEGVAWRVDVAAHGYAVEGGTVVATGSHGATGIDVRSGATRWRYEAPSGSAIASWAVTGGAVTLAMDDAPEDITAGSYTRWQVVGLDATTGQRLWGPMRQREELLPPIDYVLHGSSPEQIVAGGGMVIVPGYPGVKGVDARTGGLAWAQPLDDVAGGLCDVLGGGDFPGTIRPLVAASGGIVAVAAGCRDGQVVIGVDLRTGDVRWTTSLPGDAPDRLLVDGAILVGQGTRSTILDVDGRVRHEGVLPPRERVMAVVGDYAVVVGTDGASDPLVAVDLRDGRTPWSASRPSTESALALRRGTYRGLTAVDGAVLGYRLEAGGRVSGRQSMGIPDENLLPAAIDRIDPATGAVRSVAVPVVGATSWITAVNGLLLLASVRGLTALRLGAGDLPSTAAAPAPPDRWPDACALVSAEQLAALRPNTNPTLDKQYAEVLGLAIPTPVQCHYTDPNGEAFLVVVIRWVADDPRGAEVLATAAHRLSAGMNLWEENPEDPMLPAVGVWAFGDATDSVTLRAGTVIAEVRSWDFTTVPAVEVARLVGEKLTAMGYR is encoded by the coding sequence GTGCGCCCGGTGACGGTGGTCAAGGCGGTGGGGGTCCTGATGCTCGTCGCGGCCGCTATCCCCGGCAGTGTCACGGCCGGCAGCCAATCCCCCGCCGCACCCGAGGCATCGATCGAGGGTGTCGCGTGGCGGGTCGACGTGGCGGCGCACGGGTACGCGGTCGAGGGTGGCACGGTGGTCGCGACCGGGTCGCACGGCGCGACCGGGATCGACGTGCGGTCCGGGGCGACCCGGTGGCGGTACGAGGCACCGTCGGGTTCGGCGATCGCAAGCTGGGCGGTGACCGGCGGCGCTGTCACATTGGCCATGGACGACGCCCCCGAGGACATCACCGCCGGTTCGTACACCCGGTGGCAGGTGGTCGGCCTCGATGCCACGACCGGGCAGCGGCTGTGGGGGCCAATGCGACAGCGGGAGGAACTCCTGCCGCCGATCGACTACGTCCTCCATGGCAGTTCCCCCGAACAGATTGTTGCGGGTGGCGGGATGGTTATCGTGCCGGGCTACCCCGGTGTGAAGGGCGTGGACGCGCGAACAGGCGGCCTGGCCTGGGCGCAGCCGCTCGACGATGTGGCTGGCGGGCTGTGTGACGTCCTCGGCGGTGGCGACTTCCCCGGCACCATCCGACCTCTCGTGGCGGCGAGCGGTGGGATCGTGGCAGTCGCGGCAGGGTGCCGGGACGGCCAGGTCGTGATCGGCGTCGACCTTCGCACCGGTGATGTGCGGTGGACCACGTCACTGCCCGGCGACGCACCCGACCGCCTGCTCGTGGACGGTGCAATCCTGGTCGGCCAGGGGACGCGGAGCACCATTCTCGACGTGGACGGCCGGGTCCGCCACGAAGGCGTGCTACCGCCGCGGGAGCGGGTCATGGCGGTGGTCGGCGACTACGCGGTGGTCGTGGGCACGGACGGCGCGAGCGATCCGCTGGTGGCGGTCGACCTGCGCGACGGCCGGACGCCGTGGTCCGCGTCACGCCCCAGCACCGAATCGGCGCTGGCGCTCCGGCGCGGCACCTACCGGGGCTTGACAGCTGTCGATGGGGCGGTGCTCGGGTATCGGCTCGAGGCGGGTGGGCGGGTGTCCGGGCGGCAGTCCATGGGGATACCGGACGAGAACCTCCTCCCGGCGGCCATCGACCGGATCGACCCGGCGACCGGCGCGGTCCGCTCGGTGGCGGTGCCCGTCGTCGGCGCGACGAGCTGGATCACCGCGGTGAACGGTCTGCTGCTGCTCGCCTCCGTTCGCGGTCTCACCGCACTCCGTCTCGGGGCTGGCGATTTGCCGTCCACAGCGGCCGCACCCGCGCCACCCGACCGGTGGCCGGACGCGTGCGCGCTGGTGTCCGCGGAGCAGCTCGCCGCGCTTCGGCCGAACACCAACCCGACGCTGGACAAGCAGTACGCCGAGGTTCTGGGCCTGGCCATCCCTACGCCCGTCCAGTGCCACTACACCGACCCGAATGGCGAGGCGTTCCTGGTGGTGGTCATCCGGTGGGTAGCGGATGACCCGCGCGGCGCGGAGGTCCTCGCGACCGCAGCGCACCGCCTGTCCGCCGGGATGAACCTGTGGGAGGAGAACCCGGAAGACCCGATGCTGCCCGCCGTCGGGGTCTGGGCGTTCGGCGATGCGACGGACTCGGTAACCCTCAGGGCCGGGACGGTCATCGCCGAGGTGCGGTCGTGGGACTTCACGACCGTGCCCGCCGTCGAAGTGGCCCGACTGGTCGGCGAGAAGCTGACGGCGATGGGCTACCGGTGA
- a CDS encoding transposase codes for MTGSGLRVEDLHEEPAHAAVDVVADRADGGTCSIFVWTEPLAGWRRVHALTRRTRIDWAGQVKQLLTIDYPDAETVVLVMDNLNTHGIASLYEAFAPGEAFDLARRLEIHHTPKHGSWLNIAEIELSALSRQCLDRRIGDLDTLNTELAAWQQAVNTEQRQVRWQFTTDDARTRLRYLYPKS; via the coding sequence GTGACCGGGTCAGGCTTGCGGGTCGAGGATCTCCACGAGGAGCCCGCGCACGCGGCGGTCGATGTCGTCGCGGATCGGGCGGACGGCGGCACCTGCTCGATCTTCGTGTGGACCGAGCCCCTGGCCGGGTGGCGCCGGGTCCACGCCCTGACCCGGCGCACCAGGATCGATTGGGCCGGGCAGGTCAAACAACTCCTGACCATCGACTATCCCGACGCCGAGACCGTGGTGCTGGTCATGGACAACCTCAACACCCACGGCATCGCCTCGCTCTACGAGGCCTTCGCACCCGGCGAGGCCTTCGACCTGGCCCGGCGCCTGGAGATCCACCACACCCCCAAACACGGGTCCTGGCTCAACATCGCCGAAATCGAACTGTCCGCGCTGTCACGGCAATGCCTCGACCGCCGCATCGGCGATCTCGACACCCTCAACACCGAACTCGCCGCCTGGCAACAGGCCGTCAACACCGAGCAGCGCCAAGTCCGCTGGCAGTTCACCACCGACGACGCCCGCACCCGGCTCCGCTACCTCTACCCCAAAAGTTAG
- a CDS encoding lysoplasmalogenase family protein yields the protein MGAVSVHAAAVCFAVTGAPHTRSVRLALVALAFSLLEKAFRSCSPVMPGSWLWWGCSCCDQLVYAVAFWPWRHRLVLRRPALVGYLLSFGTLLVGCAPGAGGLLVPVNFYGLSLTLMAMLATGVNRLAVVGSVLLFRLRRTDRLECLRGLVQPTVRASGGG from the coding sequence ATGGGCGCTGTGTCAGTACACGCCGCGGCAGTCTGTTTCGCGGTCACCGGTGCGCCGCACACGCGGTCGGTGCGTCTGGCGCTGGTGGCGCTCGCTTTCTCTTTGCTGGAAAAAGCGTTCCGGAGTTGTTCGCCGGTGATGCCAGGTTCCTGGCTATGGTGGGGCTGTTCCTGTTGCGACCAACTCGTCTACGCGGTGGCGTTCTGGCCTTGGCGGCACCGTTTGGTGCTGCGTCGGCCCGCGCTGGTCGGGTACCTGCTGTCGTTCGGCACTCTGCTGGTCGGCTGCGCACCGGGTGCGGGCGGCCTGCTCGTCCCGGTGAACTTCTATGGGCTTTCCCTGACGCTGATGGCCATGCTGGCGACCGGCGTCAACCGGCTGGCGGTGGTCGGTAGTGTCCTGTTATTTCGTCTCCGACGGACTGATCGCCTTGAATGCCTTCGCGGGTTGGTACAACCCACCGTGCGGGCTTCTGGGGGAGGCTGA
- a CDS encoding ParB N-terminal domain-containing protein, producing MTDAGRTSGANGKSFQGAGSARSGTLHAATVVPIGSLVVGGSPRSAGEDTEHAKVLSEVQADLPPILVDKATMRVIDGVHRLRAAQMQGRREIEVRFFEGAEGDAFVLAVSENVSHGLPLTLADRKTAAARIMGFRPEWSDRVIALVTGLSPTTVAALRRRPTARVAQLDSRIGRDGRVRPVDGTGGRQAASAFIEDHPDASLREIARYAAISPETARDVRDRLRRGEDPLLPRQRGPRQRVGDAPQVERDAQPRRVTPAEQSLLLESLRRDPSLRLNDVGRTLLRLLSTHSIDRQEWVWLTEGIPAHCVDRVIAVARECAYSWGDFVANLERLAEDLANRGESDRTG from the coding sequence ATGACAGACGCGGGGAGGACGTCCGGCGCGAACGGCAAGTCGTTCCAGGGGGCTGGGAGCGCCAGGTCGGGCACACTTCACGCGGCCACCGTGGTGCCGATCGGGTCGTTGGTCGTCGGGGGCTCGCCGAGGTCGGCGGGGGAGGACACCGAGCACGCCAAGGTGCTGTCGGAGGTGCAGGCCGATCTGCCGCCCATATTGGTGGACAAGGCGACGATGCGGGTCATCGACGGCGTGCACCGCCTGAGGGCCGCCCAGATGCAGGGGCGTCGGGAGATCGAGGTGCGCTTCTTCGAGGGCGCCGAGGGCGACGCGTTCGTCCTGGCCGTCTCGGAGAACGTGTCGCACGGGCTGCCGTTGACGTTGGCGGACCGGAAGACCGCGGCGGCGCGGATCATGGGGTTCCGGCCCGAGTGGTCGGACCGGGTCATCGCGCTCGTGACCGGTCTGTCGCCCACGACCGTGGCCGCACTGCGGCGGCGTCCAACTGCTCGAGTAGCGCAGTTGGACAGCAGGATCGGCAGGGACGGCAGGGTGCGCCCGGTGGACGGGACCGGGGGCAGGCAGGCGGCCTCCGCCTTCATCGAGGACCATCCCGACGCCTCGCTGCGGGAGATCGCGCGTTACGCCGCCATCTCGCCGGAGACCGCGCGGGACGTCCGCGACCGGCTCCGGCGCGGCGAGGATCCTTTGCTGCCCAGGCAACGCGGTCCGCGCCAGCGGGTGGGCGACGCCCCGCAGGTGGAGCGGGATGCCCAGCCGCGGCGGGTGACCCCGGCCGAGCAGTCGCTGCTGCTGGAAAGCCTCCGTCGGGATCCGTCGTTGCGGCTCAACGATGTCGGCAGGACGTTGCTTCGGCTGCTGAGCACGCACAGCATCGACCGGCAGGAGTGGGTGTGGCTCACCGAGGGCATTCCTGCGCACTGCGTGGACCGCGTGATCGCGGTGGCCCGCGAGTGCGCGTATTCGTGGGGGGATTTCGTGGCCAACCTCGAGAGGCTGGCCGAGGATCTGGCCAATCGCGGCGAGTCGGACCGCACGGGATGA
- a CDS encoding DUF6027 family protein produces the protein MTEVEDRDGDEPVVRLHRWRATWPDDDPHANFKAEVVSYGLLDPLTTVRGMSANLGIPAGAIARYVLAKWATGGSAGLLELGPVMVHRLWEPVSAAEAADSDERRLAAYHQLRQMLSWLRLPLEDPTVYPAQDAGSEAG, from the coding sequence GTGACCGAGGTGGAGGACAGGGACGGTGACGAGCCCGTGGTGCGGCTGCACCGCTGGCGGGCCACGTGGCCCGACGACGACCCGCACGCCAACTTCAAGGCCGAGGTCGTCTCGTACGGGCTGCTCGACCCGCTCACGACGGTACGTGGGATGTCGGCGAACCTCGGCATCCCGGCCGGCGCCATCGCCCGCTATGTGCTGGCGAAGTGGGCCACCGGCGGGAGCGCGGGCCTGCTGGAGTTGGGCCCGGTGATGGTGCACAGGCTGTGGGAACCTGTGTCCGCCGCCGAGGCTGCCGACAGTGACGAGCGCAGGTTGGCTGCCTACCATCAGCTCCGGCAGATGCTGTCGTGGCTGAGGCTGCCGCTGGAGGACCCGACGGTGTACCCGGCGCAGGACGCGGGTTCCGAGGCGGGCTGA
- a CDS encoding MFS transporter: protein MAAMRTSTRRALVASTVGSTIEWYDFYLYSTAAALVLGPLFFPSTSPSAGTLAVFATYAAGFVARPLGGLVVGHFGDRVGRKSMLVLTLLVMGVATFGIGLLPTYEQVGPWAPVMLVVLRVLQGIGIGGEWGGGVLLAVENAPEGRRGLYSSGPLIGFPLGLLASTVVFGAVSTLPRAEFLDWGWRVPFLLSVVLVALGVYVRVGIAETPEFADIRAADRIRRVPALTVLRTRWRHVVCGALAALGVGSVVSVYTVYLLSFASARGAGGSTLPLTGLVVGAGLQCLSVPFYAALSDRVGRKPVMVFGYLVTAATAVPAMTWLTSDKPFLVVLTFVLAMAVGHGAAYGCLAAFLVDRFPADTRYSAIAVTYQVGATASSFVPLVATTLVGGVKGTWPVAALFIGIACTACLAVLLAPAGIPAGKPLPDKKTANSAVG, encoded by the coding sequence ATGGCGGCGATGCGGACGAGCACACGGCGGGCGCTGGTCGCCAGCACGGTCGGCAGCACTATCGAGTGGTACGACTTCTACCTGTACTCCACCGCCGCCGCGCTCGTCCTCGGCCCGCTGTTCTTCCCGTCCACCTCCCCGTCCGCGGGCACGCTCGCGGTGTTCGCCACGTACGCCGCCGGGTTTGTGGCGCGCCCGCTCGGCGGGCTGGTGGTGGGCCACTTCGGCGACCGGGTCGGCCGCAAGTCCATGCTGGTGCTCACCTTGCTGGTCATGGGCGTGGCGACCTTCGGTATCGGGCTGCTGCCGACCTACGAGCAGGTCGGTCCGTGGGCCCCGGTCATGCTGGTTGTGCTGCGCGTCCTTCAGGGTATCGGGATCGGGGGCGAGTGGGGCGGCGGCGTGCTGCTCGCCGTGGAGAACGCGCCGGAGGGTCGACGCGGCCTGTACAGCAGCGGCCCGCTGATCGGCTTCCCGTTGGGCCTGCTGGCTAGCACCGTGGTGTTCGGCGCCGTGTCCACGCTGCCGCGCGCCGAATTCCTCGACTGGGGCTGGCGGGTGCCGTTCCTGCTGTCGGTGGTCCTCGTCGCGCTCGGCGTCTACGTCCGCGTCGGCATCGCGGAGACCCCGGAGTTCGCCGACATCCGCGCCGCGGACCGGATCAGGCGGGTGCCGGCGCTCACCGTGCTGCGCACCCGATGGCGGCACGTGGTGTGCGGGGCCCTCGCGGCGCTCGGGGTCGGCTCGGTGGTCTCGGTATACACCGTCTACCTGCTGTCATTCGCCTCCGCCCGCGGCGCGGGCGGGAGCACCCTGCCGCTCACGGGCCTAGTGGTCGGCGCCGGGTTGCAGTGCTTGTCCGTCCCGTTCTACGCGGCGCTGTCGGACCGGGTCGGCCGCAAGCCGGTCATGGTCTTCGGCTACCTAGTGACCGCCGCGACCGCGGTACCCGCGATGACGTGGCTGACCTCCGACAAACCTTTCCTCGTCGTGCTCACGTTCGTGCTGGCGATGGCGGTCGGCCACGGCGCGGCGTACGGCTGCCTGGCGGCGTTCCTCGTCGACCGGTTCCCCGCCGACACCCGCTACTCCGCCATCGCGGTGACCTACCAGGTGGGTGCGACGGCCTCCAGCTTCGTCCCCCTCGTCGCCACCACTCTCGTCGGCGGGGTGAAGGGCACCTGGCCGGTCGCGGCGCTGTTCATCGGCATCGCGTGCACCGCCTGCCTCGCCGTGCTGCTGGCACCGGCGGGTATACCGGCGGGCAAACCCCTGCCGGACAAGAAGACCGCGAACTCCGCCGTTGGCTAA
- a CDS encoding PPOX class F420-dependent oxidoreductase — MTFVLTAAARALLDGPNFAVLSTIGRDGSPHSSVVWVEREEDHLLFATVRGRQKERDIRRDPRVSMTVFDVARPYHYVEVRGLATVVLIDAVVLNDRLARKYTGEDFKYHRPGQVRVAVRIDPIHATGSAVRQVPSERADSATR; from the coding sequence ATGACCTTCGTGCTCACCGCCGCGGCTCGGGCCCTCCTCGACGGGCCGAACTTCGCGGTGCTGTCCACCATCGGCCGCGACGGCAGCCCGCACTCCAGCGTGGTGTGGGTGGAACGGGAGGAGGACCATCTGCTGTTCGCGACGGTTAGGGGCAGGCAGAAGGAACGCGACATCCGCCGGGACCCCAGGGTCAGCATGACCGTCTTCGACGTCGCGCGGCCCTACCACTACGTCGAGGTCCGGGGTCTGGCCACCGTCGTGCTCATCGACGCCGTCGTGCTCAACGACCGCCTCGCCAGGAAATACACCGGCGAGGACTTCAAGTACCACCGGCCGGGCCAGGTGCGGGTAGCGGTCCGGATCGACCCCATCCACGCGACCGGGTCCGCGGTCCGGCAGGTCCCGTCCGAACGCGCCGACAGCGCGACCCGGTGA
- a CDS encoding aminotransferase class V-fold PLP-dependent enzyme, which translates to MDPFARLGLRAVVNAKGRYTTLGGSLMAEQVLEAMSAAGRSYVDMFELHRRAGARVAELTRNEAAYVCNGSAAGLFLATLACATGPDDVAIARLPVLGDRDEVVIHRSHRMPMDPAIGLAGVRLVEIGNVMRTEAAELRAALNARTAAVVYMAGDFFAQGALGLPETVAIAHEAGVPVVVDAAALLPPVTNLWHFTAEVGADLAIFSGGKDLSGPQASGMILGRADLVDACFRHGSPHTRLARGMKVGKEEIAGLVAALELYLETDHDKRLERMDAVVATWVDRLGMLPGVRAERSFPNSMGQPVPRAVLEVDPAMAGLDARELAKRLAGGEPSVLVRIRPHERRIFLSPDTLDDDEARLVVERISALVTGRG; encoded by the coding sequence GTGGATCCCTTCGCCCGGTTGGGCCTCCGTGCCGTGGTCAACGCCAAGGGTCGCTACACCACGCTCGGCGGCTCGTTGATGGCTGAGCAGGTACTGGAGGCGATGTCGGCGGCGGGACGGTCCTACGTGGACATGTTCGAGCTGCACCGGCGCGCGGGCGCCCGGGTCGCCGAGCTGACCCGTAACGAGGCGGCCTATGTGTGCAACGGGTCCGCGGCGGGCCTGTTCCTGGCGACGCTGGCATGTGCCACCGGCCCGGACGACGTGGCCATTGCGCGGCTACCCGTGCTCGGCGATCGCGACGAGGTGGTCATTCACCGCTCGCACCGGATGCCGATGGACCCGGCGATCGGGCTGGCAGGCGTGCGACTGGTGGAGATCGGCAACGTCATGCGCACCGAGGCGGCCGAGCTGCGGGCCGCGTTGAACGCCCGCACGGCGGCGGTGGTGTACATGGCCGGGGACTTCTTCGCGCAGGGGGCGCTCGGGCTGCCCGAGACCGTCGCGATCGCGCACGAGGCCGGGGTGCCGGTGGTCGTCGACGCCGCGGCGCTGCTGCCGCCCGTGACGAACCTGTGGCACTTCACTGCAGAGGTCGGGGCGGACCTCGCCATCTTCAGCGGTGGCAAAGACCTCAGCGGCCCGCAGGCGTCCGGGATGATCCTCGGACGGGCGGACCTGGTCGACGCGTGCTTCCGGCACGGGAGCCCGCACACCAGGCTGGCGCGCGGGATGAAGGTCGGCAAGGAGGAGATCGCCGGTCTGGTCGCCGCGCTGGAGCTGTACCTGGAGACCGACCACGACAAGCGCCTGGAACGGATGGACGCCGTGGTCGCGACCTGGGTTGATCGGCTTGGCATGCTGCCGGGTGTGCGCGCTGAGCGCTCTTTCCCCAACTCGATGGGGCAACCTGTGCCCAGGGCGGTCCTGGAGGTGGACCCCGCGATGGCGGGCCTCGACGCGCGCGAGCTGGCCAAGCGCCTCGCCGGCGGCGAGCCGTCGGTGCTCGTCCGGATCCGCCCGCACGAGCGGCGGATCTTCCTCAGCCCGGACACGCTCGACGACGACGAGGCCCGACTGGTCGTGGAGCGGATCAGCGCCCTCGTCACCGGGCGGGGCTGA
- a CDS encoding pyridoxal phosphate-dependent aminotransferase translates to MTAEVLPPTALFARLPETTAVPFPIPPAAAPAPSGGHDLDPAVGDRLIDLYSRVSDPTDPLALRDLFLSRVEAEVVGGRREVADLWRSSRPRRTVTGDEVLGSRATVRFVKELFNSYFRDDLYGRLRSDRHLILSSGSVDETCFGLPATLRSCLSYAVDRDWYGYSDSRGRRATREAIAEFENATVAGSPYDVGNVCLTLGGTFGVSAVADFVLGSSTAHRPEEAAPALCGLPNYPPLMEAVAKRSSVRLVPLVCASGNGTSLRPLIEQLTPATPLVLLQTVTNPTGTAVAEDELERLIRAAGPHTTIVLDEAHECLGPLRRSALRADPRVVRVVSLSKSLSTPGLKLGWLVAGREFVDEFYEYASTSYGGPASVFYLLIEVMARMERWRVEGLVGIGRVELAEFERTYGLTTESLGRAHRSYLSDRERRDRALVVQRDRAADTLLSMGFDVVRPTHSINIAVRPHGCDDGYLWFREALADARVAVYPAILNGCLNGGWVRVSTAGEPGGLATAIRALRSLARG, encoded by the coding sequence GTGACGGCGGAAGTCCTGCCCCCGACCGCGCTGTTCGCGCGATTGCCCGAGACCACTGCCGTGCCGTTCCCGATCCCGCCCGCCGCGGCGCCCGCCCCCAGCGGCGGCCATGACCTCGACCCGGCCGTCGGCGATCGGCTGATCGACCTCTACAGCAGGGTGTCCGACCCCACCGACCCGTTGGCACTGCGCGACCTCTTCCTCTCCAGGGTGGAGGCCGAGGTGGTCGGCGGCCGCCGTGAGGTCGCGGACCTCTGGCGGAGCAGCAGACCACGAAGGACTGTGACCGGCGACGAGGTGCTCGGGTCGCGGGCGACCGTGCGCTTCGTCAAGGAGCTGTTCAACTCCTACTTCCGCGACGACCTCTACGGACGGCTGCGCTCGGACCGGCACCTGATCCTGTCGTCGGGCTCGGTGGACGAGACGTGCTTCGGCCTGCCCGCGACGCTGCGCTCGTGCCTGTCCTACGCCGTGGACCGCGACTGGTACGGCTACTCCGACTCGCGCGGCAGGCGGGCGACCAGGGAGGCCATAGCGGAGTTCGAGAACGCGACCGTGGCCGGGAGTCCCTACGACGTCGGGAACGTCTGCCTCACCCTGGGCGGGACCTTCGGGGTGAGCGCGGTGGCCGACTTCGTGCTGGGCTCCTCGACCGCGCACCGCCCCGAGGAGGCCGCGCCCGCGCTGTGCGGGCTGCCCAACTACCCGCCGCTCATGGAGGCGGTGGCCAAGCGGTCCTCGGTACGGCTCGTGCCGCTGGTGTGCGCCTCCGGCAACGGGACCTCGTTGCGGCCGCTCATCGAGCAGCTCACCCCCGCGACGCCGCTGGTGCTGCTCCAGACCGTCACCAACCCGACGGGCACGGCCGTGGCTGAGGATGAGCTCGAACGGCTGATCCGGGCCGCGGGCCCGCACACGACGATCGTGCTCGACGAGGCACACGAATGCCTCGGACCCCTGCGGCGCAGCGCGTTGCGCGCCGATCCGCGGGTCGTGCGCGTGGTGAGTCTGTCCAAGTCGCTGTCCACTCCGGGGCTCAAACTCGGCTGGCTGGTGGCGGGCCGCGAATTCGTGGACGAGTTCTACGAGTACGCCTCCACGAGCTACGGCGGCCCGGCCTCCGTCTTCTACCTGTTGATCGAGGTCATGGCTCGGATGGAGCGCTGGCGGGTGGAAGGGCTGGTCGGCATCGGCCGGGTGGAGCTCGCCGAGTTCGAGCGGACCTACGGGCTCACCACGGAGTCGCTCGGGCGCGCCCACCGCTCGTACCTCTCCGACCGGGAGCGGCGGGACCGGGCTCTGGTCGTCCAGCGCGACCGCGCGGCGGACACCCTGCTGTCCATGGGCTTCGACGTGGTGCGACCGACCCACTCGATCAACATCGCGGTGCGGCCGCACGGTTGCGACGACGGGTACCTGTGGTTCCGCGAGGCGCTCGCGGACGCGCGCGTGGCCGTCTACCCAGCGATCCTCAACGGGTGCCTGAACGGCGGCTGGGTCCGCGTGTCCACAGCGGGCGAGCCCGGTGGCCTGGCGACGGCGATCCGCGCGCTCCGGTCGCTCGCGCGGGGCTGA
- a CDS encoding aminoglycoside phosphotransferase family protein, with amino-acid sequence MGADTVPVHLREWAAREFGAVASWRRVEGGYSAATRYVVTAEAGRSVFVKAASDELTAGWLRREHEVLSGVCTPIAPTVLGWLDGPLPLLALEDLSAGEWPPPWRAGLVAGVVGLLAELHSHHAPAHLPRLVDDRDVTEGWEVVSADPEPLLALGIVDRDWVTDSLDVLRAAAAAAPLDGGSLLHCDVRSDNIVDLGGRTVLIDWDRCAIGNPLFDLAFWAPSLQVEGGPEPERVVGRAPELASLVAGFFAARAWRPPPRPGSTVRGLQLAQLRSALPWAARELGLAPPW; translated from the coding sequence ATGGGCGCCGACACCGTCCCCGTCCACCTCCGCGAGTGGGCAGCGCGGGAGTTCGGCGCCGTGGCGTCGTGGCGACGGGTGGAGGGTGGCTACAGCGCCGCCACGCGGTACGTCGTCACCGCCGAGGCGGGTCGTTCGGTGTTCGTCAAGGCGGCCAGCGACGAGCTGACGGCCGGGTGGCTGCGCCGGGAGCACGAGGTCCTGTCTGGGGTCTGCACGCCGATCGCGCCCACCGTCCTGGGATGGCTCGACGGTCCTCTCCCGCTGCTCGCGCTGGAGGACCTCAGCGCGGGGGAGTGGCCCCCGCCCTGGCGCGCCGGGCTCGTCGCCGGGGTCGTGGGCCTGCTGGCCGAGCTGCACTCTCATCACGCCCCCGCGCATCTGCCGCGGCTGGTGGATGACCGCGACGTCACCGAGGGCTGGGAGGTCGTCTCTGCGGACCCGGAGCCCTTGCTGGCACTGGGGATCGTGGACCGCGACTGGGTGACGGACTCGCTCGACGTCCTCCGGGCCGCGGCGGCGGCAGCTCCCCTGGACGGCGGTTCGCTGCTGCACTGCGATGTGCGCAGCGACAACATCGTCGACCTCGGTGGCCGCACCGTGCTGATCGACTGGGACCGCTGCGCGATCGGCAACCCGTTGTTCGACCTGGCTTTCTGGGCGCCCAGCCTGCAGGTGGAGGGCGGTCCGGAACCGGAGCGCGTCGTCGGCCGGGCACCGGAGCTGGCCTCGCTGGTCGCCGGGTTCTTTGCCGCCCGCGCGTGGCGGCCGCCGCCGCGCCCCGGGAGCACCGTGCGCGGACTCCAGTTGGCACAGCTGCGTTCCGCGCTGCCGTGGGCCGCGCGGGAGCTGGGTCTCGCACCGCCCTGGTGA